GAGGCCGACCAGCAGCACGACCTCGGGCGCGGTCCAGCCGGCGAGCGAGCCGAAGCCCTCGACCACCAGCACCACCCCGACGATCTCGGTGATCACGACCAGGCCTGTCCCGAGCGTCCGGAGCACGAACCCGGCCGGATGGCGTACCCGGCCCCGCAGGGTCGCGGCCGCGAGCCGCCGGTACACCGCGGCCGCGGCGCGCGCCCGCCCCGCCCGCCCCGGTCCCGGGGCGGGCGGCAGGCCGGCCCCCGGTCGTACCGCCTTAGTCACCGTGGACCACCAGCCGCCGGCAGGCCAGCGAGAGGGTCACCCGGCTCGCCACGCCCAGCACGACCACCCAGGCCACCTGGCGGGCCAGCGACGCCGGCACCGACTGGCCCACGGCCACGTGGACCGGCGCCATCAGCATCGCGTACAGAGGGCTCCCCTCGGCCAGGGCCCGAAGCGCCGCCGGGAAGTAGTCGATCGGGATCACGAACCCCGACACCAGCCACAGCACCGGGAAGACGACGTTGAACACCGCCCGGTAGTCCGACGACCAGAACGCGACCGTGCCGAACAGGAACCGGATCTCGAACGCGACCACGCTGGCGAGCACCATGCTGACCGCGACCAGTAGCCCCCCGGCCGGGGTGGTGGGCAGGGCCAGGGGGAGGAGCGCGGCCGCGCCGAGCAGCGGCAGCGTGGAGCGGAAGAGCAGCTGGTTGAACGTCCGGCCGAGCTCGTAGGCGAGCTGGCGCAGCCAGGGGTCGCCGGGCCGGGTCAGCTCGACCACGAAGTCACCCGAGCGCACCGCCTCCGGGAACTCCCAGATCCAGCTCGCCCAGACCACCCCGAACATCGCCTGCACCATCCACAACGTAGGTGAGGGCGTCGGCCAGGCCGAGCCCGCCCACGACCGCTTCGGGCCGCTCCCGGTACAGGGCGTAGAACAGCGCGGTGCGGACCAGCCCGAAGAACAGGTTGGTCAGCAGCCCGCTGACGAGCGCCAGCCGGTAGGTGGCCTGGCGGCGGAAGCCGGCCGAGAGCAAGGCGAGGTAGGCGTGCACGAACCTTGCAGTGTCCCACAAGGGTCCGCCGCCGGCCACGGACTTCCCGGTCGGACCGCTATCGTGGCCCCATGGCAGGGCACGGACGTGAGGACGGGGACGGGGCCGGGCGGTCGCGGGCGCGCCTGGTCGCCAGTGACCTCGACGGCACCCTGCTCCGGCCCGACGGGACGGTGTCAGAGCGGACCCGGGCCGCGATCGAGCAGGCCCTGGCCGGCGGGGTGGCGTTCGTGATCGTCACCGGCCGGCCGGCTCGCAGCGTCCGTGAGATCGCCGACCGGGCCGGCGTGCGCGGGCTCGCCATCTGCGCCAATGGCGCCCTCGTCTACGACCTCAACGCCGACGAGGTGGTCGCCACCGCCCCGCTGGCCGCCGAGGTGGGCAGGCGCCTGGTCTCCGAGCTGCGGGCGGCCCTGCCCGGAGCCTTGTTCGCGTCCGAGACCGAGGAGCGGTTCATGTCGGAGACCGGCTGGGGCGGGAGGGGCCTGGCCGCCACCGACCGGGTGGAGCTCGACGACCCGCTTGGCCTGGTCGCCGCCCCAGTCATCAAGCTGCTGGTCCGCCACCCCGAGCGGCCCTTCGCCGAGCTGGTGGAGCGGGCCCGCGCGGTAGCCCGGGACGAGGCGGTGGTCACCTGGTCGGGGGTCGGGCTGGCCGAGATCTCGGCCGCGGGGGTGACCAAGGCGTTCGCGCTCGACCAGGTGTGCCGGCGGCTGGGTATCGCCCCGGCCCAGGTGGTCGCGCTCGGCGACATGCCCAACGACCTCCCCATGCTCGCCTGGGCGGGCAGGTCGGTGGCCGTGGCCAACGCCGACGAGCAGGTGCTCGCTGTGGCCGACGAGGTCACCGCCGCCAACACCGACGACGGGGTGGCGATCGTGCTCGAACGGCTCATGGACGAGCGGAGACGTTGAACGGTGAGAGCCCCGCCGCTGCGTGTCGTCCAGCGGTGATCCCCTGGCCGCTGGTGTCGTCGAGCGGTGAGAGCCCCTGGCCGCTGCGTGTCGTCGAGCGGTGAGAGCCCCTGACCACTGCGTGTCGTCGAGCGGTAAGAGTCCCTCGCCGCTGCGTATCATCCGATATGGGTAGGATTGCTCGCGCTCGTCAGGCCGGCGAGTGACGGGACGTCACTGCGGAGGTGATCCACCATGTCGAGCTCGCATGCCGACCCGGACGACGAGCGTGCCAGCCAGCTCGCGGACGAGGCGCGGCCGTTCCTCTCGGTGCAGGGCTTCAGCAACGCGCGGATCGATGAGCTCGCCCGCGCCTTCGTCGCCCGCCCGACCGGCGACGACGACGACTTCACCGCCTGGGCCCTTGCCGAGGGCCGCTTCGGTCAGGAGCGTGGCGTCGACGTCTGATCGCCCTGCGGCGCGTCAGCCGGATCATGCGTCAGCCGGATCGATGTGCCTGTCGAGCAGGCGCTCGGCGGTGACCTGGTCGAGCGTGAGCGCGTGGTCCTCCGCCGCGCTCGGCTCGATCACCTGGAGGTAGCTCAGCAGGGCAGGCTGCAGGTCGCGCCAGAGGGCCCTAGCGCTTCCTCGTCCCCGCGCGCGGCACCGGCGAGTACGGCCGGGAAGGTGGGGCCGATCATGCTTGCCGTGCACTCCTCCGAGGCAGCGAGCGTCCAAACCATACCAAATTGCCCGTTGCCGCCGAGTCCTGTCAACGCCGTGCCGGCACCCGGGGCCCGGCCGTGGGGTCCGGCCGTCGGCCCGGCCGTCGGGCCCGGCCGTGGGGTCCGGCCGTGTGGCCCGGGGTGCCGCCGTCTACTGGGATGCCTGGCGTTCCAGCTACCGGAACCGCTTCGGGGATCGTCGAACGAGTCCGGCGACGGGTGTAACGCCGCCGGTGCAAGGCGCGCTCTCCCCTTTGGACACGGATCCGCCGTTCCGTCGCCCTTCGGGCGATACCTCCGGCTCGTCGAGCATCAGGCAAAGGGTGGAGCAGCATGGTGAGAAAGGTAAGGAGCAGGAGGCTGCTGGTGCTGGTCGTGCTGGCCGTGCTGGTGGCTGCCCTGGGCGTCGCGCGGCTCGCGTCCGCAGCCCCTGGCAACGACGGCACGGTGAAGATCCACGAGGGAGCGGTGGAGCCGAGCCCGATCACGAAGAACCAGCCCCACGTCTGCACGTTCCATGTCCACGCCCTGTTCTTCGACGCCAGCCAGACCTTGACCTTCGAGATCAAGTCCTGGCCGCCGGAGGGTGACCGCACCACGAAGCTGAGCGGGGCCATCCAGACCGACGCCACCGGCGCGGGTCGCGCGCCGGCGACCGGGGCCTTCTCGTTGCCCGACGGCCACTACAAGCTGTTCGTCGACACCGGCGACGGCATCAAGCACAAGGTGTTCTGGGTCACGTGCGCGGCGGCCACCACGACCACGACCTCCGGCGCGACCACGACGACCTCCGGCGCGACGACCACGACCTCGGGCGCCACGACGACCACCTCCGGCGCGACGACCACCTCGGGGGCGACCACCACGACCAAGGCGCCGTCCACCACGGTGGGCGGGACCTCCAGCACCGCGGGCGCGACCACCACGACCAAGGCGCCGTCCACGACCGTGGGCGGGACCTCCAGCACTGTGGGGGCGACGACCACGACCGTCGGCGCGACCACCACGACCAAGAAGGCGCCGCCGTCCACGACCGTGGGGGCGACGACCACGACCAAGGCACCGCCCACGACCGTGGGCGCGACGACCACGACCAAGGCGCCGTCCACCACCGCGGGCGGGACCACCACGACCAAGGCGCCGTCCACGACCGTGGGCGGGACCTCCAGCACCGCGGGTGGCGTGACGACCACCTTCGGGGCCACGACGACCACCTCTGGGGTGACCACCAGCTCGGTCGGCGGTTCGACCTCCTCAGCGGCGCCCAGCAGCTCGGTCGGCGGGATCTCGTCCACGCAGCAGCGGGTCGGGGGCGGCGTGCTGGCGTCGACCGGCAGCAGCGACGTGCTGCCGCTGCTGGTGGCGGGCCTCGCGCTCCTCGGGATCGGTGCCGCGAGTCTGCGCGCCGCCGCCCGCCGCCGCCGCGCCTAGCCGAATCCGGGTCGCGCGACGCGTGGCACGGACCGCCGCGACGCCGGCCAGCAAGGGTGGTGCATTCCCCGGCCACCCTTGCTGGCCTCCAGCTTCCCAGGGCGAGGCCCCAGCGACCCCCGCCGCACCGGCCACGCTCACGCTGATCTTCCCCTGCTACAACGAGGCTGAGCGTCTGCCGGGCACGCTGGGCGCCTATCTCGACCGCCTGTCACGGGTGCCCGGCCAGGTGGAGGTGCTGGTCGTGGACGACGGGTCGACCGACGCCACCTCCGCAGTGGCGAGAGAGATCGCGGCCGGCGACACGCGCGTCCGGGTGCTCCGTGCCGAACCCAACCACGGCAAGGGGTTTGCCGTGCGGGCGGGGATGCTGGCCTGCGAAGGGGAGCTCGTCGTGTTCACCGACGCCGACGGCTCCTACGGCCCGAGCGAGGTGGAGCGAGTCGCGGCCGCGCTGGCCGACGCGCCGGTCGCGATCGGCTCGCGGGACCTGCGCTCCTCAGCCGGCTCCCGCACCCGCCAGCTCGCCAGCAGGCTGTTCAACCTCGCCATCCGTGCACTGCTCGGCCTGCCGTTCCGCGACACCCAGTGCGGCCTCAAGGGCTTCCGCCGCGAGGCGGCGCTCGAAGTGTTCGGCCGCGCTCGGCTCGACGGCTTCGCGTTCGACGTCGAGGTCCTGTACCTGGCGCGCCGGCTCGGCCTACCGGTCGCCGAGGTCGAGGTGCGGGCCGAGGAGCGCGACGGGAGCAAGGTCCGGCTTGTGGTCGACGCGCTCCGCATGCTGCGCGAGGCGCTCGCCGTGCGCCGCGCGGCCGCCCTGGGCGCCTACGAGCGCGGCCCGAGGCAGTAGCCGCCCGTTCAGGCGGCCACGTCGACGGCGACCCGGGGCGGCCCGGTGAGCTCCATGACCCGGAAGCCGACCCGGCCGCTGAGGCCGAGCCCGAACGCGAGCTGGGCCTCGAAGTCGTCGGCCAGCACGACCTGCCGCAGCGACGGGAGCCTGGGCGTGAGCCTCGGCCCGTGCCAGGTGGGGACCCCGGCCTCGGTGTGGGCGTTGGCCGGGTCGAACAGCACGCTGAGGAACGCCAGCCCCTGGACGGGCACGCGCTGCCCGGAGCCGAGCCCGGTGATCTCGGCCACGTAGCCGACGCGCCAGCCGGGCGGCCCGCTCCGGAACTCGAAGGTGACCCGGTCGAAGCCGTCGTGGTGGGCGGCCCGGACCGCGACCAGCTGCGCCTGCGCGCCCGTGCGGACCTTGGCGGCCGGGCGGCTCGACCAGCCGGCCGAAGCGGTGCCGGCCGCTCGGGAAAGGGCCGTGGTCGGGGTGCCCGCAGCACTGCCGCCGGCCGCGGCCAGGGTCGTGCCCGCCGGCCTGGCGGCGTCGCGGTCGCGGCCAGCCGTGCAGCCGGTTGCCAGGGCCAGACAGGCGATGATGGCGAGGGCACGGACCGGTCGCATGCTGCCTCCTTCGGTCGGGAACGCCGGTTCCAGGCGGTGGGCGGGATCCCGCGGTCCGCCCACCCGGCCCATGAATCGGCCGAACGACTCGAAAGGATAACCCAGGCGGGGGGGAGGGGCGTGGCGGCCCGCTCAGGCCTGCTCGTCGGGTGCTTCGAGGATGCGCCGGAGCACGTCGCGGAGCAGGCGCTGCTCGCCGGGGCTGAGCATCGCGATCGGTGCTGGCACCTCGTGGAGCAGCGCGAGCAGGCGCTTGCGGGTGGCCACCCCTTCCGGGGTCACGACCAGGGTCTTCACCCGCCGGTCGCTCGACGACACCTGGCGCTCGACGAGCCCCCGCTTCTCGAGGCGGTCGGCGATGCCGGTCACGTTGGACGCGTCGCAGGCCAGGCTGCCGGCGAGGTCGCGCATGGGCAGGGGCTGGTCGGGCTCGAGCTGACGCAGCGCGTGGGCCTGGGGTGGTGAGAGCCGCAGTTCGGCGATGGTGCGGCTGAACCGCTGGCGCATCCGGGAGGCTGACAGCTCGATCAGGAGCTCCCAGATCTCCCTGGCCTCTGGACTCGGCCTTGGCTCCGCACCCGGCTGCGGCGTCTCGCTCATCCCGCGAAGCATAGCACCCAATACTTGACAACCTCTAGCAATCGTGCCGAGGTAGGGCTGGTGACAGTGCTCCAGCCGGTCGGCGGAAGCGAGGTTGACCATGCGACGGTACCAGGGCTTCCGCGCCTCCCTCCCCCTGCTCGCGCTCGTGGCGGCCTCCCTGCTCGGAACGGCCTGTGTCGGCATCGGCGTCGGCGTCAAGGGCTCCGGCAAGATCGTGGACGAGGAAGTGCAGGTCGACTCGTTCGACCGCATCGACATCGGCTCGGCCTTCAAGGTGCAGGTCTCGTTGGGGGAGCGGGACGCGCTCACCCTCCACGTCGACGACAACATCCGCGACCGGATCGAGTACGGCGTGTCCGGGGGCACCCTCCGGCTCCGGCTCAAGCCCCGGTCCCCGGTGCGGGATGCCACGCTCCGGGCCGACGTGTTCGTGCGCAGGCTGCGCGAGGTGCGCGCATCCGGCGCCTCGAACGTGCAGATCGACTCCGAGCTGACCGGCGATGCCGTCGCGGTCGGCCTCTCCGGGGCCAGCGAGGTCAGCGGCCGGGCCAACGTGGGCGCGCTCCGGGCCGAGCTCTCGGGCGCGTCCAAGATGCGGTTCGCAGGGAAGGCGAGCGGGCTCACGGTCCAGGCGAGTGGCGCGAGCGGCCTCGACCTCGGCGAGCTCGAGGCCGAGCGGCTCGACGTCCAGCTGTCCGGCGCCAGCAAGGCCACCGTGTCGGCGACCGGCACGATCTCGGCCGACCTGTCGGGTGCGTCGAGCCTGCGGTACAAGGGGAGCCCCCGGTTCGAGCGCCAGCAGACCTCGGGCAGCTCCTCGATCGAGCGGCTCTGAACCGCTCGAGCGCCAGCGGGGCTCGGGCAGCTCCTCGATCGAGCGGGCGATCGAGCGGGCTCTGAACCGCCGCGCCGCCTGCGCGGCGCCCGCTACCCGGGGGGCCGGAGCGGGGCCGTCGCAGGGGCGGGCCCGGCGAGCACACCGCTCGGCAGGCGGCGGGCCACGACCACGCCGGCCAGCCCCATGCATGCCGTCATCGCGAAGGCGATCGCGATGCCGGTGCCCGGGCGCCACCCGGCCGTGTCGCCCAGGGCCACCGCCACCCCGCCGAGCCCGGCGCCGAGGGCGACGCCGAGGTTGTCGGCGAGCTGCATCGCGGCGATGGCCGAGCCCTCATGCCCGGCCGGCGCCTCCTTGAGCACGATCAGCGAGATCGGCGCGTACGCCAGGCCGATGCCGAACCCGGCCACGCCCCAGGCTGCCACGCCCAGTGCCAGGGGCACGGCTGGGTGGACGGTCGCGGCGATGCCAGCGATCCCCACCACCAGGACCAACAGGCCGGTGACGACCAGGCGGCGGCCGCTTGACACCCGCGACCTGCGCTCCTGCACCCAGGCCGCAGCGGTCCAGGAGAGCGTCGCGGCCGTCACCGCGAGGCTGCCGACGGCCGTGCTCTGCCCCCGGACCGCGGTGACGGTGAGCGGCACGTAGGTGTCGGCCCCGAAGAACGCGAAGGTCAGCATGCCGCGGGAGAGCACCGCAACGGGCAGCCCGGGCCGGGCCCGCAGCGTCCCGGCCGGCAGCAGGCGGAGCAGGGCACGCAGGCCGAGGGCGACGCCCGCCACGGCCAGCGCGACGCCAAGGGCCGGCGACCGGCCGGTGAGGCGGGTGAGCCCGGCCAGGAGCAGCCCGGAGCCCGCGGCGACCCGGACCGCGTCGACCAGGCGGGCGGAGCGCCGGGCGGGCTCGGCCGGCGGCCCGATGCGGCGCAGCGAGCCGACGGTGAGCGACGCCGAGCAGACGACCAGCGGCAGCAGGCCGAGGAACACCACTCTCCAGCCGAGATGGCTCGCGACCAGGGCGCTGAGCGCCGGGCCGACGATGCCGGGGACCACCCAGGCCGTGGACGTCACCGCAAGGATCCGTGGGCGCAGCTCCTCCGGGAAGCAGCGGCCGATGCTGGTGTAGGTGACCGCGGTGATCGCGCCGGCACCGAGCCCTTGCAACCCCCGCGCGACCACCAGCACGAGCATCGTCGGGGCCAGGCCGCCGATGATCAGGCCGGTCGCGAACAGCATGATCGCGGCCACGAACGGGGGCGCCGGCCCTCGCCGGTCGGTCTGCTCCCCGGCCACGACGATGCCGACCAGGG
This Actinomycetes bacterium DNA region includes the following protein-coding sequences:
- a CDS encoding ABC-2 family transporter protein yields the protein MTKAVRPGAGLPPAPGPGRAGRARAAAAVYRRLAAATLRGRVRHPAGFVLRTLGTGLVVITEIVGVVLVVEGFGSLAGWTAPEVVLLVGLGAAGQGLGLVFGDRLEPAFFSEVVRKGSFDQVLTRPTSPLGWMVASYVEVRFLGR
- a CDS encoding ABC-2 family transporter protein — protein: MFGVVWASWIWEFPEAVRSGDFVVELTRPGDPWLRQLAYELGRTFNQLLFRSTLPLLGAAALLPLALPTTPAGGLLVAVSMVLASVVAFEIRFLFGTVAFWSSDYRAVFNVVFPVLWLVSGFVIPIDYFPAALRALAEGSPLYAMLMAPVHVAVGQSVPASLARQVAWVVVLGVASRVTLSLACRRLVVHGD
- a CDS encoding HAD family hydrolase; translation: MAGHGREDGDGAGRSRARLVASDLDGTLLRPDGTVSERTRAAIEQALAGGVAFVIVTGRPARSVREIADRAGVRGLAICANGALVYDLNADEVVATAPLAAEVGRRLVSELRAALPGALFASETEERFMSETGWGGRGLAATDRVELDDPLGLVAAPVIKLLVRHPERPFAELVERARAVARDEAVVTWSGVGLAEISAAGVTKAFALDQVCRRLGIAPAQVVALGDMPNDLPMLAWAGRSVAVANADEQVLAVADEVTAANTDDGVAIVLERLMDERRR
- a CDS encoding dolichyl-phosphate beta-glucosyltransferase, with amino-acid sequence MARTAATPASKGGAFPGHPCWPPASQGEAPATPAAPATLTLIFPCYNEAERLPGTLGAYLDRLSRVPGQVEVLVVDDGSTDATSAVAREIAAGDTRVRVLRAEPNHGKGFAVRAGMLACEGELVVFTDADGSYGPSEVERVAAALADAPVAIGSRDLRSSAGSRTRQLASRLFNLAIRALLGLPFRDTQCGLKGFRREAALEVFGRARLDGFAFDVEVLYLARRLGLPVAEVEVRAEERDGSKVRLVVDALRMLREALAVRRAAALGAYERGPRQ
- a CDS encoding MarR family transcriptional regulator, with protein sequence MSETPQPGAEPRPSPEAREIWELLIELSASRMRQRFSRTIAELRLSPPQAHALRQLEPDQPLPMRDLAGSLACDASNVTGIADRLEKRGLVERQVSSSDRRVKTLVVTPEGVATRKRLLALLHEVPAPIAMLSPGEQRLLRDVLRRILEAPDEQA
- a CDS encoding head GIN domain-containing protein → MRRYQGFRASLPLLALVAASLLGTACVGIGVGVKGSGKIVDEEVQVDSFDRIDIGSAFKVQVSLGERDALTLHVDDNIRDRIEYGVSGGTLRLRLKPRSPVRDATLRADVFVRRLREVRASGASNVQIDSELTGDAVAVGLSGASEVSGRANVGALRAELSGASKMRFAGKASGLTVQASGASGLDLGELEAERLDVQLSGASKATVSATGTISADLSGASSLRYKGSPRFERQQTSGSSSIERL
- a CDS encoding MFS transporter; amino-acid sequence: MSGGLRAPERRALTIGLVLTVTLVAFESLAVITILPAIKDDLGGLRLYGWVTSAFFLGTLVGIVVAGEQTDRRGPAPPFVAAIMLFATGLIIGGLAPTMLVLVVARGLQGLGAGAITAVTYTSIGRCFPEELRPRILAVTSTAWVVPGIVGPALSALVASHLGWRVVFLGLLPLVVCSASLTVGSLRRIGPPAEPARRSARLVDAVRVAAGSGLLLAGLTRLTGRSPALGVALAVAGVALGLRALLRLLPAGTLRARPGLPVAVLSRGMLTFAFFGADTYVPLTVTAVRGQSTAVGSLAVTAATLSWTAAAWVQERRSRVSSGRRLVVTGLLVLVVGIAGIAATVHPAVPLALGVAAWGVAGFGIGLAYAPISLIVLKEAPAGHEGSAIAAMQLADNLGVALGAGLGGVAVALGDTAGWRPGTGIAIAFAMTACMGLAGVVVARRLPSGVLAGPAPATAPLRPPG